Proteins from a single region of Sphingomonas morindae:
- a CDS encoding phosphatase PAP2 family protein, whose protein sequence is MAEARPAAFHRAPYQPPPALLLTAGGALLLLGLLSWRLGWDVPLHSFFRLGPADRWVRQIISLSALGGLLVIGPIATLVALGLAWRGRGRDAAWLAITLIVGRLGVEAIKLLVLRPRPPALDRLELVGSWSFPSAHSAGTMMAALALAALTERRGAWLAGLAFSLAIGWTRLALAVHWPGDVLAGWGLGLIWIAGALAARRPARR, encoded by the coding sequence TTGGCAGAGGCCCGGCCCGCCGCGTTCCACCGTGCGCCCTATCAGCCGCCGCCGGCGCTGCTTCTGACGGCGGGCGGCGCGCTGCTGCTGCTGGGCCTGCTCAGCTGGCGGCTCGGCTGGGACGTGCCGCTGCATTCCTTCTTCCGCCTCGGCCCGGCCGATCGCTGGGTCCGGCAGATCATCTCGCTGTCGGCGCTGGGCGGGCTGCTGGTGATCGGGCCGATCGCGACCCTGGTGGCGCTCGGCCTCGCCTGGCGCGGGCGGGGCCGCGACGCCGCCTGGCTGGCGATCACGCTGATCGTCGGCCGGCTCGGCGTGGAGGCGATCAAGCTGCTGGTGCTGCGGCCCCGCCCGCCCGCGCTCGACCGGCTGGAGCTGGTCGGATCCTGGAGCTTTCCGAGCGCGCATAGCGCCGGCACGATGATGGCGGCGCTGGCGCTGGCGGCGCTGACCGAACGACGCGGCGCCTGGCTGGCGGGGCTGGCGTTCAGCCTGGCGATCGGCTGGACCCGCCTCGCGCTGGCGGTGCACTGGCCGGGCGACGTGCTGGCCGGCTGGGGGCTGGGGCTGATCTGGATCGCCGGCGCGCTGGCGGCGCGGCGCCCCGCGCGCCGCTGA
- a CDS encoding DUF3576 domain-containing protein — MLACSRSLRPIGGALGLALLLAGCGHKQPKSASADIAASKVTRIGVNAYLWRASLDTVSFMPLAQVDSNGGVIVTDWYTNPNTPTERMKLTVTVLDQDLRADAIRVAASRQVNQGGNWVNAPVAAQTTQRLEEIILGRARDLRRGVISG, encoded by the coding sequence ATGCTCGCTTGCTCCCGCTCCCTGCGCCCGATCGGCGGCGCGCTTGGCCTCGCTTTGCTGCTCGCCGGCTGCGGCCATAAACAGCCCAAGAGCGCGAGCGCCGATATCGCTGCCTCCAAGGTCACCCGGATCGGCGTCAACGCCTATCTGTGGCGCGCCTCGCTCGATACGGTTTCGTTCATGCCGCTCGCCCAGGTCGATTCGAACGGCGGTGTGATCGTGACGGACTGGTACACCAATCCCAACACGCCCACCGAGCGGATGAAGCTCACGGTCACCGTGCTGGATCAGGATCTGCGCGCCGATGCGATCCGCGTCGCGGCCTCGCGGCAGGTCAACCAGGGCGGCAATTGGGTCAACGCTCCCGTCGCTGCGCAGACCACGCAGCGCCTCGAGGAGATCATCCTCGGCCGCGCGCGCGATCTTCGTCGCGGCGTGATCTCGGGCTGA
- the leuS gene encoding leucine--tRNA ligase gives MEKRYNPLAADARWQRAWDEAHSFRANDESPRPKSYVLEMFPYPSGRIHMGHVRNYTMGDVLARFRRMRGFEVLHPMGWDAFGMPAENAAMERKVHPGEWTRQNIASMKAQLRRLGFALDWSREIATCEPDYYGQEQALFLDMLEAGLVYRKESEVNWDPVDHTVLANEQVIDGRGWRSGAPVERRKLNQWFLRITDFAEELLDGLETLSHWPDKVKLMQANWIGRSRGLRFRFRLATPVPAAEAIEVYSTRPDTIYGASFVAIAADHPLALALAAEDAALAAFAEECRQTGTATAEIETAEKKGYDTGLSVVHPLDPSWTLPVFVANFVLMGYGTGAVMGVPGHDQRDLDFARKYALPVTRVVAASPAEADAPILDEAYTGPGTLVHSRALDGLGIDEAKAMVIGWAEAQGWGAGTTVWRLRDWGVSRQRYWGTPIPIIHCETHGPVPVPRESLPIRLPEDVSFDVPGNPLDRHPSWKHVPCPICGAPARRETDTLDTFADSSWYFIRFASQPEDRPFDPARAAQWLPVGQYIGGVEHAILHLLYARFWTRALKRIGKLDIAEPFTGLFTQGMVTHETYKAPDGRWLAPDEIRDGQVIATGEPVTLGRVEKMSKSKRNTVDPAPIVDQYGADAVRWFMLSDSPPERDLEWSEAGIEGAWRFVQRVWRLATDRAPATGADAALDRRLHRTIAGVADDIDSLSFNKAVAKLYELVSAIEKAEASASRTTAIDTLLRLVAPMIPHLAEEAWAARGHQGLIVDAPWPEVDAALLVDEEVTIAVQVNGKLRDTLTAPKGADKAALEAMARASEKILACLDGKEPRKVIVVPDRLVNLVA, from the coding sequence ATGGAGAAGCGCTACAACCCGCTTGCCGCCGACGCCCGGTGGCAGCGTGCCTGGGACGAGGCGCACTCCTTCCGCGCCAATGATGAGTCGCCCCGGCCGAAAAGCTATGTTCTTGAGATGTTCCCCTATCCTTCGGGGCGCATCCATATGGGGCATGTCCGCAACTACACCATGGGCGATGTGCTCGCGCGCTTCCGGCGGATGCGGGGCTTCGAGGTGCTTCACCCCATGGGCTGGGACGCCTTCGGCATGCCCGCCGAAAATGCCGCGATGGAGCGCAAGGTCCATCCCGGCGAATGGACCCGGCAGAATATCGCCAGCATGAAGGCGCAGCTGCGCCGGCTGGGATTCGCGCTCGATTGGAGCCGCGAGATCGCCACCTGTGAGCCGGATTATTACGGCCAGGAACAGGCGCTGTTCCTCGATATGCTCGAGGCCGGCCTCGTCTATCGCAAGGAGAGCGAGGTCAATTGGGATCCGGTCGATCACACCGTGCTCGCCAATGAGCAGGTGATCGATGGCCGCGGCTGGCGCTCGGGTGCGCCGGTGGAACGGCGCAAGCTCAACCAATGGTTCCTGCGCATCACCGATTTCGCCGAGGAACTGCTCGACGGGCTCGAGACGCTCAGCCACTGGCCGGACAAGGTCAAGCTGATGCAGGCCAATTGGATCGGGCGGTCGCGCGGGCTGCGCTTCCGCTTCCGCCTGGCCACGCCCGTGCCGGCGGCCGAGGCGATCGAGGTCTATTCCACCCGGCCCGACACGATCTACGGCGCCAGCTTCGTCGCCATCGCGGCCGATCATCCGCTCGCGCTGGCGCTCGCCGCCGAGGATGCCGCGCTCGCGGCCTTTGCCGAGGAATGCCGGCAGACGGGCACCGCCACCGCCGAGATCGAGACCGCCGAGAAGAAGGGCTATGACACCGGCCTCTCCGTCGTCCATCCGCTCGATCCGAGCTGGACGCTCCCCGTCTTCGTCGCCAATTTCGTGCTGATGGGCTATGGCACGGGCGCGGTCATGGGCGTGCCCGGTCATGATCAGCGCGATCTCGATTTCGCGCGCAAATATGCGCTGCCCGTCACCCGCGTCGTCGCCGCGAGCCCGGCCGAGGCGGACGCGCCGATCCTGGACGAGGCCTATACCGGTCCCGGCACGCTGGTGCATTCGCGGGCGCTGGATGGTCTCGGCATCGACGAGGCCAAGGCCATGGTGATCGGCTGGGCCGAGGCGCAGGGTTGGGGCGCCGGCACCACCGTCTGGCGGCTGCGCGATTGGGGCGTGTCGCGCCAGCGCTATTGGGGCACGCCGATCCCGATCATCCATTGCGAGACCCACGGCCCGGTGCCGGTGCCCAGGGAGTCGCTGCCGATCCGCCTGCCCGAGGATGTCAGCTTCGATGTGCCCGGCAATCCGCTGGACCGTCATCCGAGCTGGAAGCATGTCCCCTGCCCGATCTGCGGCGCGCCCGCCCGGCGGGAGACCGACACGCTCGATACCTTCGCGGATTCCAGCTGGTATTTCATCCGCTTCGCCAGCCAGCCCGAGGATCGCCCGTTCGATCCCGCGCGCGCCGCGCAATGGCTGCCGGTCGGCCAATATATTGGCGGGGTGGAGCATGCCATCCTCCACCTCCTCTATGCGCGCTTCTGGACCCGCGCGCTCAAGCGCATCGGCAAGCTCGACATCGCCGAGCCCTTCACCGGCCTGTTCACCCAGGGCATGGTGACGCACGAGACCTATAAGGCCCCCGATGGCCGCTGGCTCGCCCCGGACGAGATTCGGGACGGCCAGGTGATCGCGACGGGCGAGCCCGTCACGCTCGGCCGCGTCGAGAAAATGTCCAAGTCGAAGCGCAACACGGTCGATCCGGCGCCGATCGTCGATCAATATGGCGCCGATGCGGTGCGCTGGTTCATGCTGTCGGACAGCCCGCCCGAGCGCGATCTCGAATGGTCCGAGGCGGGCATCGAAGGCGCGTGGCGCTTCGTGCAGCGCGTCTGGCGCCTCGCCACCGACCGCGCGCCCGCCACCGGCGCGGATGCGGCGCTGGATCGCCGTCTGCATCGCACCATCGCCGGCGTCGCCGACGATATCGACTCGCTCTCCTTCAACAAGGCGGTGGCCAAGCTCTACGAGCTGGTGAGCGCTATCGAGAAGGCCGAGGCCAGCGCCTCGCGCACCACCGCCATCGATACGCTGCTGCGCCTGGTCGCGCCGATGATCCCGCATCTCGCCGAGGAAGCCTGGGCGGCGCGCGGCCATCAGGGGCTGATCGTCGACGCGCCCTGGCCCGAAGTGGACGCGGCGCTGCTGGTGGACGAGGAAGTCACCATCGCCGTCCAGGTCAATGGCAAGCTCCGCGATACGCTCACCGCACCCAAGGGCGCCGACAAGGCCGCGCTGGAGGCGATGGCGCGCGCCTCCGAGAAGATTCTCGCCTGCCTCGATGGCAAGGAGCCCCGCAAGGTGATCGTCGTGCCCGATCGGCTCGTGAACCTCGTCGCGTGA
- the lptE gene encoding LPS assembly lipoprotein LptE, producing MRRRAALALMLALPGCGLHPLYGGGSAGPVGQALGQVEVAPIGGGQTGWLMRAALADRLGAVAKSAPRYRLEVELDDSVIGLGINDRNAVTRERRSLRARFRLVDTEAASSVVLDATAGSDVGIDVTSSDYSTLAAEQTALENLTGEVADQIVARVALFARRTRAKE from the coding sequence GTGAGGCGCCGCGCCGCCCTCGCGTTGATGCTGGCCCTGCCCGGCTGCGGCCTGCACCCGCTCTATGGCGGCGGCAGCGCCGGCCCCGTGGGGCAGGCGCTCGGCCAGGTCGAGGTGGCGCCGATCGGCGGCGGCCAGACGGGCTGGCTGATGCGCGCCGCTCTGGCCGATCGCCTGGGCGCGGTGGCGAAGAGCGCGCCCCGCTACCGGCTCGAAGTCGAGCTGGACGATTCGGTGATCGGCCTCGGCATCAACGATCGCAACGCCGTCACGCGCGAGCGGCGCTCGCTGCGCGCCCGCTTCCGGCTGGTCGATACCGAAGCGGCGAGCAGCGTCGTGCTCGACGCCACCGCCGGGTCGGACGTCGGCATCGACGTCACCAGTTCCGACTATTCCACCCTCGCCGCCGAGCAGACCGCGCTCGAAAATCTCACAGGCGAGGTCGCGGATCAGATCGTCGCCCGCGTCGCCCTGTTCGCGCGGCGGACGCGCGCCAAGGAGTGA
- the holA gene encoding DNA polymerase III subunit delta, with protein sequence MERALAAPDPAVRCYLLYGPDESGSRALGAALATALGSEAERIDVTGAQLKADPALLADEAASNSLFGGRRFIRVEAAGEESVAAVEALLEAPAAGNPVLLIAGALKKDARLVKLLDAARNALVFASYAPEEADLARLAVALAREAGLAIDADLARRMVDACASDRAILASEILKLALYLDAAPDRPREAGHADLDAIGVDAGEADTSRLLDALFAGEARLLDRELSRAAAEGQDGIPLVRAALRRLLPMAQARAEMEAGAAPKAAVEKAARFLHWRDKDALALALPRWSPPRIAAAIERFAALERTLKSSRGPGPVAADQLLFTIARGMRRR encoded by the coding sequence ATGGAGCGCGCGCTCGCCGCGCCCGATCCGGCGGTGCGATGCTATCTCCTCTACGGCCCCGACGAGAGCGGCTCGCGCGCGCTCGGCGCGGCGCTGGCGACGGCGCTCGGATCGGAGGCGGAGCGGATCGATGTCACGGGCGCGCAGCTCAAGGCGGATCCCGCGCTGCTCGCGGACGAAGCGGCCTCGAACTCGCTGTTCGGCGGCCGCCGCTTCATCCGCGTCGAGGCCGCCGGCGAGGAGAGCGTCGCGGCGGTGGAGGCGCTGCTGGAGGCGCCCGCGGCGGGCAATCCGGTGCTGCTGATCGCGGGCGCGCTCAAGAAGGACGCCCGCCTCGTCAAGCTGCTCGACGCCGCGCGCAATGCCCTCGTCTTCGCGTCCTACGCGCCCGAGGAGGCCGATCTCGCGCGGCTGGCGGTGGCGCTGGCGCGCGAGGCGGGGCTCGCCATCGATGCGGATCTGGCGCGGCGTATGGTCGATGCCTGCGCCTCGGATCGCGCCATCCTCGCTTCCGAGATCCTCAAGCTCGCCCTCTATCTGGACGCCGCGCCCGATCGTCCACGCGAGGCGGGCCATGCCGATCTCGATGCGATCGGCGTCGATGCCGGCGAGGCGGACACCAGCCGCCTGCTCGATGCGCTCTTCGCGGGCGAGGCGCGGCTGCTCGATCGCGAGCTGAGCCGCGCCGCCGCCGAGGGGCAGGATGGCATTCCGCTGGTCCGCGCCGCGCTGCGCCGGCTCCTGCCGATGGCGCAGGCGCGCGCGGAGATGGAGGCCGGCGCCGCGCCCAAGGCGGCGGTGGAGAAGGCCGCGCGCTTCCTCCACTGGCGCGACAAGGACGCGCTCGCGCTGGCCCTGCCCCGCTGGTCGCCGCCGCGCATCGCCGCCGCGATCGAGCGCTTCGCCGCGCTGGAGCGCACGCTCAAATCCAGCCGCGGGCCCGGTCCGGTCGCGGCCGATCAGCTGCTCTTCACCATCGCGCGCGGCATGCGCCGCCGCTGA
- a CDS encoding ParB/RepB/Spo0J family partition protein, producing the protein MSEAQRKRPGGLGRGLSALLGDIQPVTESGAPVEGVRPIPIADIKPHPDQPRRHFDEAALTELAESIAARGVLQPIVVRQVGTGYQIVAGERRWRAAQRARLHEIPALVRELTDSETLEIAIIENIQRQELNAVEEAEAYQRLMREFGHSQESLGQFVAKSRSHVANMLRLLDLPEGVRRQLLEGALTMGHARALITADEPERLAGEVVRRGLSVRETEKLARTAKGKPARTKARAAPPEASGDADILALERQLGDMLGLAVRIGHGAEGGQVTISYASLDQLDMICQRLSGERF; encoded by the coding sequence ATGAGCGAGGCGCAGCGCAAGCGGCCGGGCGGGCTGGGGCGGGGGCTTTCGGCGCTGCTGGGCGACATCCAGCCCGTCACCGAGAGCGGCGCGCCGGTGGAAGGCGTGCGGCCGATCCCGATCGCGGACATCAAGCCGCATCCCGACCAGCCGCGCCGACATTTCGACGAGGCCGCGCTGACCGAATTGGCCGAGTCGATCGCGGCGCGGGGCGTGCTCCAGCCGATCGTGGTGCGGCAGGTCGGCACGGGCTATCAGATCGTCGCGGGCGAGCGGCGCTGGCGCGCGGCGCAACGGGCGCGGCTGCACGAGATCCCGGCGCTGGTGCGCGAGCTGACCGATTCGGAAACGCTCGAGATCGCGATCATCGAGAATATCCAGCGGCAGGAGCTCAACGCGGTCGAGGAGGCCGAAGCCTATCAGCGGCTGATGCGCGAGTTCGGCCATAGCCAGGAGAGCCTCGGCCAGTTCGTCGCCAAATCGCGCAGCCATGTCGCCAATATGCTGCGGCTGCTCGACCTGCCCGAGGGGGTGCGGCGACAGCTGCTCGAGGGCGCGCTGACCATGGGCCATGCGCGCGCGCTCATCACCGCCGACGAGCCCGAGCGGCTCGCGGGCGAGGTGGTGCGGCGCGGCCTGTCCGTGCGCGAGACCGAGAAGCTCGCCCGCACCGCCAAGGGCAAGCCAGCGCGCACCAAGGCGCGCGCCGCCCCGCCCGAGGCGAGTGGCGACGCCGATATCCTCGCGCTGGAGCGGCAATTGGGCGACATGCTGGGCCTGGCGGTGCGCATCGGCCATGGCGCCGAGGGCGGGCAGGTGACGATCAGCTATGCCTCGCTCGACCAGCTCGACATGATCTGCCAGCGGCTGAGCGGCGAGCGCTTCTGA
- a CDS encoding ParA family protein, with product MICIAVANQKGGVGKTTTAINIATALAATGLRVLVIDLDPQGNASTGFGIDQAARVHSSYDLLVGAASVEEAAIASRVPRVDVVPSTVDLSGAEIELVDMERRAHRLQMAMEAAPAGRWDVALIDCPPSLGLLTVNAMSAAASLLVPLQCEFFALEGLSQLLQTIERVRARFNPHLQILGVALTMYDRRNRLSEQVADDVRACLGTLVFETVIPRNVRLSEAPSHGIPALIYDHRCTGSEAYIALARELMGRLPRPERAAA from the coding sequence ATGATCTGCATCGCAGTCGCGAATCAGAAGGGCGGCGTCGGCAAGACCACGACCGCGATCAACATCGCCACGGCGCTGGCGGCCACCGGCCTGCGCGTGCTGGTGATCGATCTCGATCCGCAGGGCAATGCCTCGACCGGCTTCGGCATCGATCAGGCGGCGCGGGTGCATAGCAGCTATGATCTGCTGGTGGGCGCCGCGAGCGTGGAAGAGGCGGCGATCGCGAGCCGCGTGCCGCGGGTGGACGTGGTGCCCTCGACGGTCGATCTGTCCGGCGCCGAGATCGAGCTGGTCGATATGGAGCGCCGCGCGCATCGCCTGCAGATGGCGATGGAGGCGGCGCCCGCCGGCCGCTGGGACGTGGCACTGATCGACTGCCCGCCCTCGCTCGGCCTGCTGACGGTGAATGCGATGAGCGCGGCGGCGTCGCTGCTCGTGCCGCTCCAGTGCGAGTTCTTCGCGCTCGAAGGGCTGAGCCAGCTGCTCCAGACGATCGAGCGGGTGCGCGCGCGTTTCAATCCGCATCTCCAGATCCTCGGCGTGGCGCTCACCATGTATGATCGCCGCAACCGGCTTTCGGAGCAGGTGGCGGACGATGTGCGCGCCTGTTTGGGCACGCTGGTGTTCGAAACCGTCATCCCCCGCAATGTCCGCCTCTCCGAGGCGCCCAGCCATGGAATTCCCGCCCTGATCTACGATCATCGCTGCACCGGATCCGAAGCCTATATCGCGCTCGCGCGCGAGCTGATGGGGCGCCTGCCGCGTCCGGAACGCGCCGCCGCATGA
- the rsmG gene encoding 16S rRNA (guanine(527)-N(7))-methyltransferase RsmG — MTVPRETSAKLTALKALILDEATRQNLISAATIPLFETRHIADSRQLLRWLPEGPLMDIGSGAGLPGLVLACLRDDPVHLVEPRARRVAFLEQARAALGLDHVVIHRCKVERVTLPALAGITARAVAALPTLFAIAAHLSDEKTRWVLPKGRSAHAELEEARRTWQGSFKLVPSETDAEASIIVAHGVRRRS, encoded by the coding sequence ATGACTGTTCCACGTGAAACATCGGCCAAGCTCACGGCGCTTAAGGCGCTGATTCTGGACGAGGCGACCCGGCAGAATCTCATTTCCGCCGCCACCATCCCGCTGTTCGAGACGCGGCATATCGCCGATTCGCGCCAATTGCTCCGCTGGCTCCCCGAGGGACCGCTGATGGATATCGGATCGGGCGCGGGTCTGCCGGGGCTGGTGCTGGCCTGCCTTCGCGACGATCCCGTCCATCTGGTCGAGCCGCGCGCGCGGCGCGTCGCCTTTCTCGAACAGGCGCGCGCGGCGCTTGGTCTCGATCATGTCGTCATCCATCGCTGCAAGGTAGAGCGGGTGACACTGCCTGCCTTGGCCGGGATCACGGCGCGGGCGGTGGCGGCGCTGCCGACGCTCTTCGCGATCGCGGCGCACCTGTCCGACGAAAAGACGCGATGGGTGCTTCCAAAGGGACGATCGGCGCACGCGGAACTGGAAGAAGCGCGCCGGACATGGCAGGGTAGCTTCAAGCTCGTACCCAGCGAAACCGATGCGGAAGCCTCCATCATCGTCGCGCACGGGGTTCGACGGAGATCCTGA
- the mnmG gene encoding tRNA uridine-5-carboxymethylaminomethyl(34) synthesis enzyme MnmG, translating into MFHVKQAYDVIVVGGGHAGCEAARAAAASGCDTLLLALDLAGVGAMSCNPAVGGVGKGHLVREVDVFGGLIAAAGDAAAIHYRMLNASKGKAVQGPRVQADRRLFRAAVRTRLDALEGLTLAAGEVVDLSLAGGAVAGLVLADDTRLAARAVILATGTFLGGRLFRGEESWAGGRIGEAGAQPLALRLADLGVATGRLKTGTPPRLDGRTIDWSRLARQPSDAEPWTLSAETERRTAPQLFCGITRTTIETHDIIRANRDRSPLFAGAIEGRGPRYCPSIEDKVVRFGDRDGHQIFLEPEGLDDPLIYPNGISTSLPEDVQRAFVRSIPGLEHAEIAVPGYAVEYTHIDPRQLDRSLALRSLPGLFCAGQINGTTGYEEAAAQGLVAGLAAAARCQERAAPDFARADSYIGVLVDDLTVQGVSEPYRMLTARAEHRLHLRADNAEARLGAMALALDVLPEARATALKARTDLRAALAAGQAIDAPAALREEIDADRLYAPYVERQRLEADRLRASSVTIPADFAYGAVAGLSGEMVERLSQAQPDSLAQAARIPGVTPAALTALLAACRRRAA; encoded by the coding sequence ATGTTCCACGTGAAACAGGCTTATGACGTGATCGTGGTCGGCGGCGGCCATGCCGGCTGCGAGGCGGCACGCGCGGCCGCCGCGTCTGGGTGCGACACGCTGTTGCTGGCGCTGGATCTCGCGGGGGTGGGCGCGATGTCGTGCAACCCGGCCGTTGGCGGCGTGGGCAAGGGCCATCTCGTGCGCGAGGTCGATGTCTTTGGCGGGTTGATCGCCGCCGCGGGCGACGCGGCCGCGATTCACTATCGCATGCTCAATGCGAGCAAGGGCAAGGCGGTGCAGGGCCCGCGCGTTCAGGCGGACCGGCGGCTGTTCCGCGCGGCGGTGCGCACGCGGCTCGATGCACTGGAGGGGCTGACGCTCGCGGCGGGGGAGGTGGTCGACCTGAGCCTCGCGGGTGGCGCGGTCGCGGGCCTCGTGCTCGCCGACGACACGCGCCTCGCGGCGCGGGCGGTAATTCTCGCCACCGGCACCTTTCTGGGCGGGCGGCTTTTCCGAGGGGAGGAGAGCTGGGCGGGCGGGCGGATCGGTGAGGCCGGCGCGCAGCCGCTGGCGCTTCGCCTTGCCGATCTCGGCGTCGCCACCGGTCGGCTGAAAACGGGGACGCCGCCGCGCCTCGACGGTCGCACGATCGACTGGTCGCGGTTGGCCCGACAGCCATCGGACGCGGAGCCGTGGACGCTCTCCGCCGAGACCGAGCGTCGGACCGCGCCCCAGCTCTTCTGCGGGATCACCCGCACCACGATTGAGACGCACGACATCATCCGCGCCAATCGCGACCGCTCGCCTCTGTTCGCGGGTGCGATCGAGGGGCGGGGGCCGCGCTATTGCCCCTCGATCGAGGATAAGGTGGTGCGGTTCGGGGACCGCGACGGGCATCAGATCTTCCTCGAGCCCGAGGGTCTGGATGATCCGCTGATCTACCCCAATGGCATTTCCACATCGCTGCCCGAAGATGTGCAGCGCGCCTTTGTGCGCTCCATCCCCGGCCTCGAACACGCGGAAATCGCGGTGCCCGGCTATGCGGTGGAATATACGCATATCGATCCGCGTCAGCTGGATCGCAGCCTCGCCTTGCGGTCGCTGCCCGGCCTCTTCTGCGCGGGCCAGATCAACGGCACGACCGGCTATGAGGAGGCGGCAGCGCAGGGGCTGGTGGCCGGGCTTGCAGCGGCGGCGCGCTGCCAGGAGCGCGCTGCGCCCGACTTTGCGCGGGCGGACTCCTATATCGGCGTACTGGTCGACGACCTCACGGTGCAGGGCGTGAGCGAGCCGTACCGGATGCTGACGGCGCGTGCCGAGCATCGGCTTCACCTTCGCGCCGACAATGCCGAGGCGCGGCTCGGGGCGATGGCACTGGCGCTGGATGTGCTTCCCGAGGCGCGCGCGACGGCGCTGAAGGCGCGCACCGATCTGCGCGCGGCACTGGCGGCGGGGCAGGCGATCGACGCGCCCGCCGCGTTGCGTGAGGAGATCGATGCGGATCGTCTCTATGCGCCCTATGTCGAGCGGCAGCGGCTGGAGGCGGATCGGCTCCGCGCCTCGTCGGTGACGATCCCGGCCGACTTTGCCTATGGTGCAGTGGCGGGGCTTTCGGGCGAGATGGTCGAGCGGCTGAGCCAAGCGCAGCCCGACAGTCTGGCGCAGGCCGCGCGCATTCCGGGCGTGACCCCGGCGGCGCTGACCGCGCTGCTAGCGGCGTGCCGGCGGCGCGCGGCATGA
- the mnmE gene encoding tRNA uridine-5-carboxymethylaminomethyl(34) synthesis GTPase MnmE, translating into MAAAAANKGGFDTIYALSSGRPPAAIAVVRISGPEAAATLRALAGRVPVPRTACLARLRDAAGATLDHGLTLWFPGPASATGEDLAELHLHGGRAVVDAVLRTLAARGLRMAEPGEFTRRALIHGRLDLAEVEGLGDLLSAETEIQRVEALRRAEGQLGRALRGLADALVALAAMIEARIDYEEAQALDGVETDGALHALSARLDALLAAPPVERLREGVRIAIAGPPNAGKSSLFNALLANDAAIVSPIAGTTRDVLERPVAIAGIPCLLLDTAGLREAEDAVERIGIERARAALASADLILDLAETVPESAARIAVQGKADLVPPIAGRLAVSSRTGSGLDTLLQTIASRAAALLPGPDQIGLEARYRVALETVRGALDAARATSDLVLQAEHVRVARETLNRLTGGADIEAMLDALFGRFCLGK; encoded by the coding sequence GTGGCGGCGGCGGCAGCAAATAAGGGCGGCTTCGACACCATCTACGCGCTATCGAGCGGGCGACCGCCGGCGGCGATCGCGGTGGTGCGGATCAGCGGGCCGGAGGCGGCGGCGACGCTGCGCGCCTTGGCCGGCCGGGTGCCGGTGCCGCGCACGGCGTGCCTCGCCCGGCTGCGCGATGCGGCGGGCGCGACGCTGGACCATGGCTTGACGCTGTGGTTTCCCGGCCCCGCGAGCGCGACGGGCGAGGATCTTGCCGAGCTTCACCTCCATGGCGGCCGCGCGGTGGTGGACGCCGTGCTGCGCACGCTGGCGGCGCGCGGGCTGCGCATGGCCGAGCCGGGCGAATTCACGCGCCGCGCGCTTATCCATGGCCGGCTCGATCTCGCCGAGGTGGAGGGGCTGGGCGATCTGCTGAGCGCCGAGACCGAGATCCAGCGGGTGGAGGCGCTGCGACGCGCCGAGGGCCAGCTCGGCCGAGCGTTGCGCGGCCTGGCGGACGCGCTCGTCGCGCTCGCCGCCATGATCGAGGCGCGGATCGATTATGAGGAGGCGCAGGCGCTGGACGGCGTGGAGACGGACGGCGCACTGCACGCACTCTCCGCCCGGCTCGACGCGCTGCTCGCGGCGCCGCCGGTGGAGCGGCTGCGCGAGGGCGTGCGCATCGCCATCGCCGGCCCGCCCAATGCCGGCAAATCCTCCTTGTTCAATGCCCTGCTGGCGAACGACGCGGCGATCGTCTCGCCGATCGCGGGAACGACGCGCGACGTGCTCGAGCGGCCGGTGGCGATCGCGGGCATACCCTGTTTGCTGCTCGACACGGCCGGGCTGCGCGAGGCCGAGGATGCGGTGGAGCGGATCGGGATCGAGCGGGCGCGGGCGGCGCTCGCCTCCGCCGATCTCATCCTCGATCTGGCCGAGACCGTTCCCGAGAGCGCCGCGCGGATCGCCGTGCAGGGCAAGGCCGATCTCGTGCCGCCGATCGCTGGGCGGCTGGCGGTGAGCAGCCGCACCGGTTCGGGGCTCGACACGCTGCTCCAGACGATCGCATCGCGCGCGGCGGCGCTGCTGCCCGGACCGGATCAGATCGGGCTGGAGGCGCGCTATCGGGTGGCGCTCGAGACGGTGCGGGGCGCGCTTGACGCCGCGCGGGCGACATCCGACTTGGTGCTCCAGGCCGAGCATGTCCGCGTCGCGCGCGAAACGCTCAACCGGCTGACCGGCGGCGCCGATATCGAAGCCATGCTCGACGCGCTGTTCGGGCGCTTCTGTTTGGGGAAGTGA
- a CDS encoding DUF6489 family protein has product MKISVDVDCTPEEARRFMGLPDMSSVHEAYLSRMRQAIEQGLTPDTVQAMMQAWAPMGEAGLNLWRGLFEQIGGGGGSK; this is encoded by the coding sequence ATGAAAATCAGCGTAGATGTCGATTGCACCCCGGAAGAGGCGCGCCGCTTCATGGGACTGCCCGATATGAGCAGCGTCCACGAAGCCTATCTGTCGCGGATGCGGCAGGCGATCGAGCAGGGGCTCACCCCCGATACGGTGCAGGCGATGATGCAGGCCTGGGCGCCGATGGGCGAGGCGGGGCTCAATCTCTGGCGTGGCCTGTTCGAGCAGATCGGTGGCGGCGGCGGCAGCAAATAA